From the Pseudarthrobacter sp. MM222 genome, one window contains:
- a CDS encoding dihydroxyacetone kinase family protein, translating to MTRLFNQPAAFADEMIEGFVASHGRWVKRVSGGVVRNTKSTPDTVALVIGGGSGHYPAFAGLVGQGLAHGAAMGNLFASPSAQQVYNVAKAANNGGGVLLGYGNYAGDVLHFNQAQDRLRKEGIDCRSIAVTDDVSSAPLAERTKRRGIAGDLTVFKVAAAAAEAGYSMDQVAEIAERANHRTRSFGVAFSGCTLPGADHPLFSVPEGRMAVGMGIHGEPGIDETDIPTADELAELLVARLLTEIPEGTGDSPHRVVPILNGLGSVKYEELFVVYRRVAQLLAEAGLEAVDPQVGELVTSFDMAGTSLTLFWLDAELESLWNAPADTPSFRRGAVTAEALEVPGGGHGAGGFDDVESAIPDATEESRAGALRILDVLGSAKAVVDANADELGRIDAIAGDGDHGIGMERGIGAAVAAAADAVARGAGAATTLHLAGDAWADKAGGTSGALWGMALRAVGDALGDSKAPDASAVADGVARAAAAIMEFGKAKPGDKTLVDVLVPFRDSLSTGVSAGQTLREAWDAAATVAEQAAEGTAQLLPLMGRARPHAEKSLGTPDAGAVSMALIVRAISKTLTKENA from the coding sequence ATGACCCGCCTGTTCAACCAACCCGCAGCCTTCGCTGACGAAATGATCGAGGGCTTTGTCGCCTCCCACGGACGCTGGGTGAAGCGCGTTTCCGGCGGCGTTGTCCGCAACACCAAGAGCACACCGGACACCGTGGCGCTGGTGATCGGCGGCGGCTCCGGCCACTACCCCGCCTTCGCCGGCCTGGTGGGCCAGGGCCTGGCGCACGGCGCCGCGATGGGCAACCTGTTCGCTTCCCCGTCCGCCCAGCAGGTGTACAACGTGGCCAAGGCGGCCAACAACGGCGGCGGTGTGCTCCTGGGCTACGGCAACTACGCCGGGGACGTCCTGCACTTCAACCAGGCGCAGGATCGCCTGCGCAAGGAAGGCATCGACTGCCGCAGCATTGCCGTGACCGACGACGTTTCCTCCGCGCCGCTGGCAGAGCGGACCAAGCGGCGCGGCATCGCCGGCGACCTGACCGTCTTCAAGGTGGCCGCGGCCGCCGCGGAGGCCGGATATTCGATGGACCAGGTGGCGGAGATCGCCGAACGCGCCAACCACCGCACACGCTCCTTCGGAGTCGCCTTCTCCGGCTGCACCCTGCCGGGCGCCGACCACCCGCTGTTCTCCGTCCCCGAAGGCCGCATGGCCGTAGGGATGGGCATCCACGGTGAACCGGGCATCGACGAAACGGACATCCCGACGGCGGATGAGCTCGCCGAACTGCTGGTCGCCAGGCTCCTCACCGAGATCCCCGAAGGAACAGGTGACAGCCCGCACCGCGTGGTTCCCATCCTCAACGGCCTGGGCAGCGTCAAATACGAAGAGCTCTTTGTCGTCTACCGCCGCGTTGCCCAGCTCCTTGCCGAAGCCGGCCTGGAAGCGGTGGACCCGCAGGTGGGCGAGCTGGTGACCAGCTTCGACATGGCCGGCACCTCGCTGACCCTCTTCTGGCTTGACGCTGAACTTGAATCCCTCTGGAATGCCCCGGCCGACACCCCATCGTTCCGCCGCGGCGCCGTTACGGCCGAGGCACTGGAAGTCCCCGGCGGGGGACATGGCGCCGGCGGCTTTGACGACGTCGAAAGCGCCATCCCGGACGCTACCGAAGAGTCCCGCGCCGGAGCCCTCCGCATTCTTGACGTTCTGGGCTCGGCGAAGGCAGTGGTGGATGCCAACGCCGATGAACTCGGCAGGATCGATGCCATCGCCGGCGACGGCGACCACGGCATCGGCATGGAACGGGGAATCGGGGCGGCTGTAGCCGCCGCCGCAGACGCCGTTGCCCGCGGGGCAGGGGCCGCGACCACGCTTCATCTCGCCGGTGACGCGTGGGCTGACAAGGCCGGCGGCACGTCGGGAGCGCTGTGGGGGATGGCGCTCCGCGCCGTCGGTGACGCCCTCGGTGACTCCAAGGCTCCCGACGCGAGCGCCGTCGCCGACGGCGTGGCCCGGGCTGCCGCCGCGATCATGGAATTCGGCAAGGCAAAACCCGGCGACAAAACCCTGGTGGATGTCCTGGTCCCGTTCCGCGACTCGCTCAGCACCGGCGTCAGCGCCGGCCAGACCCTCCGCGAAGCCTGGGACGCGGCAGCTACAGTCGCCGAGCAGGCGGCCGAGGGCACCGCACAGTTGCTGCCGCTCATGGGGCGTGCACGTCCCCACGCCGAGAAGAGTCTCGGTACCCCCGATGCCGGCGCCGTCTCCATGGCGCTGATCGTACGAGCCATTTCCAAAACCCTTACAAAGGAGAACGCATGA
- a CDS encoding MFS transporter — protein MDTTQSVVERSAIRKVAMRLVPFVALMFFINYLDRTAISFAGPNGMNTDLALSAAQFGFASGVFFIGYILLEVPSNLALHKFGARRWLARIMVSWGIVSLLFTWVGNVEQLYVLRFILGVAEAGFFPGAILFLSLWVPSRHRSKILALFYLAQPLTTVIGAPLAGLLIQQHGLFGLAGWRVMFFGVAIPAIIIGIIAWFYLADSPAKAKWLTQEEKTWLTAALETEKKETAASNKHVSVRTVFGNGRVWMLSAIYFGFIYGLYALGFFLPTIIAGFEGIYGTKFDVFQKGLITAIPYLPAAFALYFWSKDATKRGVKTWHIALPALTGALSIPLALFAGSPAATIAVITITAMSIFAALPNFWTVPTQFLTGAAAAAGIALINTVGNLAGFSAGYITGWLKDLTGAYTVPMFVVGGFMLLSAILMVLLSRSGKVSEGIPAEALDPTGAGHHAEP, from the coding sequence GTGGACACCACACAATCGGTGGTCGAAAGATCTGCAATCAGGAAAGTGGCGATGCGGCTGGTGCCGTTCGTTGCGTTGATGTTCTTCATCAACTACCTGGACCGGACAGCTATCTCGTTCGCCGGTCCCAATGGCATGAACACCGACCTTGCCCTCTCGGCAGCGCAGTTCGGTTTCGCCTCCGGCGTCTTCTTCATCGGCTACATCCTACTGGAGGTCCCCAGCAACCTGGCCCTCCACAAGTTTGGCGCCCGGCGCTGGCTTGCCCGCATCATGGTCAGCTGGGGCATTGTCTCCCTGCTGTTTACGTGGGTGGGCAACGTGGAACAGCTCTACGTCCTGCGGTTCATCCTGGGCGTGGCCGAGGCCGGGTTCTTCCCCGGCGCCATTCTCTTCCTCAGCCTCTGGGTCCCCTCCCGGCACCGCAGCAAGATCCTTGCCCTGTTCTACTTGGCCCAGCCGCTGACCACCGTCATCGGTGCCCCGCTCGCCGGCCTCCTGATCCAGCAGCACGGACTCTTCGGACTCGCTGGCTGGCGGGTCATGTTCTTCGGCGTCGCCATCCCCGCCATCATCATCGGCATCATCGCCTGGTTCTACCTCGCCGATTCCCCCGCCAAGGCCAAGTGGCTGACGCAGGAGGAAAAGACCTGGCTGACCGCCGCCCTTGAGACGGAAAAGAAGGAAACCGCGGCCAGCAACAAGCACGTCAGCGTCCGCACCGTCTTCGGCAACGGCCGCGTCTGGATGCTTTCCGCCATCTACTTCGGCTTCATCTATGGCCTCTACGCTCTCGGGTTCTTCCTGCCCACGATCATCGCCGGTTTCGAAGGCATCTACGGCACCAAGTTCGATGTCTTCCAGAAGGGCCTGATCACCGCCATTCCTTACCTGCCCGCAGCGTTCGCCCTGTACTTCTGGTCCAAGGACGCCACCAAGCGCGGCGTCAAGACCTGGCACATCGCGCTTCCGGCTCTCACCGGCGCCCTCAGCATCCCGCTGGCTCTGTTCGCCGGCTCGCCGGCCGCCACCATCGCCGTCATCACCATCACGGCCATGTCCATCTTCGCCGCACTGCCCAACTTCTGGACCGTACCCACGCAGTTCCTCACCGGAGCAGCGGCGGCAGCCGGCATTGCCCTGATCAACACGGTGGGCAACCTGGCAGGCTTCAGCGCCGGCTACATCACCGGCTGGCTCAAGGACTTGACCGGCGCCTACACCGTACCGATGTTCGTCGTCGGCGGCTTCATGCTCCTTTCCGCCATTCTCATGGTGCTGCTCAGCCGCTCAGGCAAGGTCAGTGAAGGCATTCCGGCTGAAGCCCTGGACCCCACGGGAGCCGGACACCACGCCGAGCCGTAA
- a CDS encoding FadR/GntR family transcriptional regulator, with protein sequence MSVNSAASSAKISAALGSMEQGSVVSEVAERLLAYFTSGEIAVGTRLPAERQLAASLGVGRSAVREALAALEILGIVIVRPGSGTYLRDGISELLPRTLSWGLMLGAPRTRELVELRGGLEVQAGQLAALRISDEALDRMRGNLATMEGSLDDLDVFVEADAAFHREIATSSGNQVLQELLQSIRSLLRIWVDRALTEKGHAAAALAEHWEIFRALEARDEAAVTAAMHSHMDTAARRLLAGFDADQAEAGT encoded by the coding sequence GTGTCCGTTAACTCCGCCGCATCGTCGGCCAAGATCAGTGCCGCCCTCGGTTCCATGGAACAAGGCTCGGTGGTGTCCGAGGTGGCAGAGCGGCTGCTGGCATATTTCACCAGCGGAGAGATCGCCGTCGGAACGCGGCTGCCGGCGGAACGTCAGTTGGCCGCATCCCTGGGTGTGGGCCGGTCCGCTGTTAGGGAGGCGTTGGCCGCCCTCGAGATCCTGGGGATCGTCATCGTCCGGCCCGGCTCCGGAACATATCTTCGGGACGGTATTTCCGAACTGCTCCCCCGCACCCTCAGCTGGGGGCTCATGCTGGGCGCCCCGCGCACCCGCGAACTCGTGGAACTCCGCGGCGGCCTCGAGGTGCAAGCCGGGCAGCTTGCAGCCCTGCGGATCAGCGATGAGGCGCTGGATCGGATGCGCGGCAACCTCGCCACGATGGAGGGCAGCCTGGACGATCTGGATGTCTTCGTGGAGGCCGACGCCGCCTTTCACCGTGAAATCGCCACCAGCTCGGGCAACCAGGTCCTGCAGGAACTCCTCCAGAGCATCCGCTCGCTGCTGCGCATCTGGGTTGACCGGGCGCTGACCGAGAAGGGCCATGCGGCGGCGGCCCTGGCCGAACACTGGGAGATCTTCCGCGCACTGGAAGCCCGGGACGAGGCTGCCGTCACGGCCGCCATGCACTCGCACATGGACACGGCCGCCCGGCGCCTGCTGGCCGGGTTCGACGCCGACCAGGCTGAGGCCGGCACCTAG
- a CDS encoding J-domain-containing protein, translating into MSSGSTGAFRRRVERAAELRAVRASGSTARENDELTAAEEELRQKRAKVDDAAKAEYLIRDAMAQGKFDNLKYAGKQIPGLGEAYDPDWWVKGLLQRENVTGLGPKAILLRTEDAGLDAKLDAEFSEKQVRDILEDFNRRVIDARRQLQGGPPVITKTRDVDAELERWRDRREAAAAPAPPEPEPKRPWCRRIWSPS; encoded by the coding sequence ATGAGCAGCGGCTCAACGGGAGCGTTCCGGCGCCGCGTGGAACGGGCAGCCGAGCTTCGGGCGGTGCGGGCCAGCGGCAGCACGGCCCGGGAGAACGACGAGCTCACGGCTGCCGAGGAAGAGCTCCGGCAGAAGCGGGCGAAAGTGGACGACGCCGCGAAAGCCGAATACCTCATCCGCGACGCCATGGCGCAGGGGAAGTTCGACAACCTGAAGTACGCGGGCAAGCAGATCCCGGGGTTGGGGGAGGCCTATGATCCCGACTGGTGGGTTAAGGGCCTGCTGCAGCGGGAGAACGTCACTGGCCTGGGCCCGAAAGCCATTCTGCTCCGCACCGAGGACGCCGGGCTGGATGCCAAACTTGATGCCGAATTTTCCGAAAAGCAGGTGCGGGACATCCTGGAGGACTTCAACAGGCGCGTCATCGACGCGCGGCGCCAGCTGCAGGGCGGGCCGCCCGTGATCACAAAGACCCGCGACGTCGACGCCGAACTGGAACGCTGGCGGGACCGCCGGGAGGCCGCGGCTGCCCCTGCCCCGCCGGAACCGGAGCCCAAACGCCCCTGGTGCCGCCGGATTTGGAGCCCTTCCTAA
- a CDS encoding IclR family transcriptional regulator, whose translation MSEDRGNPTVKSADRALTVVEFVAGKGSASFTEILEGLHLPRSSAHGLLNTLCAAGWLDHNTANKQYSLGLRAWQVGQLYTGHQTLANVAKPVMDRLSASLGETVQLALLDGVENVYIAISQTSGGMRLGSSVGMRLLAHATGIGKALLSMLDPAESKRRLDSVALPRLTDKTVTDVAALADLVAAAKAQGFAVDDEEYLDGCRCVAVPLTSAAGGGMYAALSVTMPTARTDADWPGSILRPLLAAAQEIRALLGVREPDLVVPSTAPVRPRDTARSA comes from the coding sequence ATGAGCGAAGACCGGGGCAACCCGACCGTCAAATCCGCCGACCGCGCACTCACCGTGGTCGAATTCGTCGCGGGCAAGGGCTCGGCCAGCTTTACGGAAATCCTTGAAGGGCTTCACCTGCCCCGTTCGAGCGCACACGGGCTGCTGAACACCCTGTGCGCCGCCGGCTGGCTGGACCACAATACGGCTAACAAACAGTATTCGCTGGGGCTTCGGGCCTGGCAGGTCGGCCAGCTGTACACCGGTCACCAAACGCTGGCCAACGTCGCCAAGCCCGTAATGGACCGGCTCTCCGCGTCGCTCGGGGAGACAGTTCAGCTCGCCCTCCTGGACGGTGTCGAGAACGTGTACATCGCCATCAGCCAGACATCGGGAGGCATGCGGCTGGGTTCCTCCGTCGGCATGCGCCTGCTCGCCCATGCCACGGGGATCGGCAAGGCCCTGCTCAGCATGCTTGACCCCGCCGAGTCGAAGCGCCGTCTCGACTCGGTGGCGCTGCCCCGCCTGACGGACAAGACCGTCACGGATGTCGCGGCGCTCGCCGATCTCGTGGCAGCCGCCAAAGCCCAGGGTTTCGCGGTGGACGATGAGGAATATCTCGATGGGTGCCGCTGTGTCGCCGTTCCACTGACCAGTGCGGCAGGAGGGGGCATGTATGCCGCCCTTTCGGTCACCATGCCAACCGCCCGGACAGACGCGGACTGGCCCGGGAGTATCCTGCGGCCGCTGCTGGCAGCCGCCCAGGAAATCCGCGCCCTCCTCGGCGTCCGGGAACCGGACCTAGTTGTTCCCAGCACGGCACCGGTCCGGCCCCGGGACACGGCCCGCTCCGCGTAA
- a CDS encoding MFS transporter yields the protein MSHQVTAPTSEALAPIVSRVTRRLIPVLLLMYILAFLDRANLGFAKAAFQADTGLSDAAYALGAGIFFLGYAALEVPSNILMRKLGAKIWLARIMISWGIVSALMMFAQTEWAFYILRVLLGITEAGFFPGVILYLTYWIPTQFRGRVNGLFYFGAPLAFIFGGPLSGMLLDLDGLGGLQGWQLMFVVTGALTVAVGIWAFSYLDNGPADAKWLNESERTTLKAALDAEDHVKADHSPKGALRALANPKVLYFCLIYFTIQMSVYGVTFYLPTQIAKLVGAKVGLGVGLMTAVPWGIAIIATFLLSRLADKTGKRRLVATASLAAAAVGIFASALTDNPALGLAALSLGAAGFISVQPVFWTLPTGMLVGAAAAGGIALINSVGSLGGFVAPIAKTWAEASFGANSGLFLLAMTAFLGAVLLFNSHRVSKIADSNPLAQPIAEKVH from the coding sequence GTGTCCCATCAAGTGACGGCTCCCACCAGCGAAGCGCTGGCGCCGATTGTCAGCCGCGTTACGCGGCGGCTTATCCCAGTTCTTTTGCTGATGTACATCCTGGCGTTCCTTGACCGTGCCAATCTGGGTTTCGCCAAGGCCGCCTTCCAGGCGGACACTGGCCTCTCGGACGCCGCCTACGCCCTCGGAGCCGGCATCTTCTTCCTCGGCTACGCTGCCCTGGAGGTCCCCAGCAACATCCTCATGCGCAAGCTTGGAGCCAAGATCTGGCTGGCGCGAATCATGATCAGCTGGGGCATCGTCTCGGCGCTGATGATGTTCGCCCAGACCGAATGGGCTTTCTACATCCTCCGCGTGCTGCTGGGCATCACCGAAGCGGGCTTCTTCCCCGGCGTCATTCTTTACCTGACGTACTGGATCCCGACCCAGTTCCGCGGCCGGGTCAACGGCCTGTTCTACTTTGGTGCGCCCCTCGCCTTCATCTTCGGAGGCCCCCTCTCCGGCATGCTCCTTGACCTTGACGGACTGGGCGGGCTGCAGGGCTGGCAGCTGATGTTCGTAGTAACCGGCGCCCTGACCGTCGCCGTCGGAATCTGGGCGTTCTCCTACCTCGACAACGGCCCGGCGGACGCCAAATGGCTGAACGAGAGCGAGCGGACCACGCTCAAGGCGGCGCTCGACGCCGAAGACCACGTCAAGGCCGACCACTCCCCGAAAGGCGCCCTGCGCGCGCTGGCCAATCCGAAGGTCCTCTACTTCTGCCTCATCTACTTCACCATCCAGATGAGCGTCTACGGTGTCACGTTCTACTTGCCCACCCAGATCGCCAAACTGGTGGGCGCGAAAGTGGGCCTTGGCGTTGGTCTGATGACTGCGGTCCCGTGGGGCATCGCCATAATCGCCACCTTCCTGCTCAGCCGCTTGGCAGACAAAACCGGCAAGCGCCGCCTCGTGGCCACCGCCTCACTCGCGGCCGCAGCAGTTGGCATCTTTGCTTCCGCCCTTACTGACAACCCCGCCCTGGGCTTGGCTGCACTCTCCCTCGGTGCCGCAGGGTTCATCTCGGTACAGCCGGTGTTCTGGACGCTGCCCACCGGGATGCTCGTGGGCGCCGCAGCCGCCGGCGGCATCGCTCTCATCAACTCAGTCGGAAGCCTGGGCGGTTTCGTGGCACCCATCGCCAAGACCTGGGCAGAGGCGTCCTTCGGTGCGAACTCGGGCTTGTTCCTGCTTGCCATGACAGCCTTCCTCGGCGCCGTCCTGCTCTTCAACAGCCATCGGGTCAGCAAGATCGCCGACAGCAACCCTCTGGCCCAGCCCATCGCCGAAAAGGTGCACTAA
- a CDS encoding zinc-dependent alcohol dehydrogenase gives MRVLELKEFRRLVLADRDRPAAGPGEVLIDVVATGICGSDIHGYTGENGRRVPGQVMGHETVGRIAALGSGTDRFGFAVGQAVTFNPLISCNACEACTAGQQQHCPERTVIGVNPAIVSAFAEQVAVPADNVVVLSANTPIVYGALIEPLAVAFHAVRRARISAGQKVLVIGGGPIGQSVILAALQEGASRVLVSEMDPARRSLCERLGATALDPTAAPLDQQVRAAFGKLADTTVDAVGIKPTIASALDATKFGGVVSLVGMGSPELAFSAYRVSTEEREIVGSFCYNNQDFRDAAAWVDRGSPVLAELISREVSMEDADAAFAGLAAADGTAGKVLVRLDSARNSE, from the coding sequence ATGCGAGTCCTTGAACTGAAAGAATTCCGCCGGCTCGTGCTGGCGGACCGTGACAGGCCCGCCGCCGGGCCAGGGGAAGTCCTGATCGACGTGGTTGCCACCGGCATCTGCGGATCGGATATCCATGGTTACACCGGAGAGAACGGCCGCCGCGTGCCGGGCCAGGTGATGGGCCACGAGACTGTGGGACGCATCGCTGCCCTCGGTTCAGGAACAGACCGCTTCGGCTTCGCGGTCGGCCAGGCCGTCACCTTCAACCCGCTCATCAGCTGCAACGCTTGCGAGGCGTGCACAGCCGGCCAGCAGCAGCACTGCCCGGAGCGGACCGTGATCGGGGTGAACCCGGCAATCGTGTCCGCCTTCGCCGAGCAGGTGGCGGTACCCGCAGACAACGTCGTGGTCCTCTCCGCTAACACACCCATTGTTTACGGGGCCCTGATCGAGCCGCTCGCGGTCGCGTTCCATGCCGTGCGCCGCGCCCGGATCAGCGCCGGCCAGAAGGTCCTGGTGATCGGCGGCGGCCCCATCGGGCAATCCGTCATCCTGGCGGCCCTGCAGGAGGGTGCCTCGCGGGTCCTCGTCTCCGAAATGGATCCCGCCCGGCGCTCCCTGTGCGAACGGCTCGGCGCCACCGCCCTCGACCCAACTGCCGCTCCGCTGGACCAGCAGGTCCGGGCGGCGTTCGGAAAACTCGCCGACACCACTGTGGACGCCGTCGGGATCAAGCCCACCATTGCCAGTGCCCTCGACGCTACGAAGTTCGGTGGCGTCGTATCGCTGGTCGGCATGGGTTCGCCGGAGTTGGCGTTCAGCGCCTACCGTGTTTCCACGGAGGAAAGGGAGATCGTGGGCAGCTTCTGCTACAACAATCAGGACTTCCGCGACGCGGCAGCGTGGGTGGATCGGGGATCCCCGGTCCTGGCAGAACTCATCAGCCGTGAAGTGTCCATGGAGGACGCCGACGCGGCCTTCGCCGGGCTTGCCGCCGCGGACGGCACCGCAGGCAAAGTATTGGTCCGCCTCGATTCAGCAAGGAACAGCGAATGA
- the rhmD gene encoding L-rhamnonate dehydratase → MSIENRIRQVRAYTLRGGGADYHDQDAGHWIDDHIATPMSVYPEYRQSRQSFGINVLGTLVVEIEADDGTVGFAVTTAGELGAFIVEKHLARFVEGARVTDIEKIWDQMYRSTLFYGRKGVVLNAISAVDLALYDLLGKIRQEPVYALLGGPVRDELTMYATGARPDVAKDLGFIGGKMPLHHGPAEGEEGLRKNLEMIRDMREKVGDDFWLMLDCWMSLDLDYATRLAHGAAEYGLKWIEEALPPDDYWGYAKLKKQVPPKMLVTTGEHEATRWGFKLLLDMECADIIQPDVGWCGGITELTKISAMADAAGALVIPHGSSVYSYHFVITRTNSPFAEFLMMHPTAEEIVPMFSPMLLGEPIPVNGKLKVPETPGFGVELNPALDKVRPYTH, encoded by the coding sequence ATGAGCATCGAAAACCGTATCCGCCAGGTCCGCGCCTATACGCTACGCGGCGGCGGCGCCGACTACCACGACCAGGACGCGGGCCACTGGATCGATGACCACATCGCGACCCCGATGTCCGTTTATCCGGAGTACCGCCAGTCCCGCCAGAGCTTCGGCATCAATGTCCTCGGCACGTTGGTGGTGGAGATCGAGGCCGACGACGGCACAGTCGGTTTCGCCGTCACAACGGCGGGCGAGCTCGGCGCATTCATCGTGGAGAAGCATCTGGCCCGCTTCGTCGAAGGCGCCCGCGTCACGGACATCGAGAAGATTTGGGACCAGATGTACCGGTCCACGCTTTTTTACGGCCGCAAGGGCGTTGTCCTCAATGCCATCAGCGCGGTGGACCTCGCACTCTACGATCTCTTGGGCAAGATCCGGCAGGAGCCGGTCTATGCGCTCCTCGGCGGACCGGTCCGCGACGAACTGACCATGTACGCCACCGGCGCCCGGCCCGACGTCGCCAAGGACCTTGGCTTTATCGGCGGCAAGATGCCGCTGCACCACGGCCCGGCCGAGGGCGAGGAAGGCCTGCGGAAGAACCTGGAGATGATCCGGGACATGCGTGAGAAGGTCGGCGACGACTTCTGGCTCATGTTGGACTGCTGGATGTCCCTGGACCTCGACTACGCCACCCGGCTCGCCCACGGCGCCGCGGAGTACGGCCTGAAGTGGATCGAGGAGGCGTTGCCACCGGACGACTACTGGGGCTACGCGAAGCTCAAGAAGCAGGTTCCGCCGAAAATGCTGGTCACCACGGGCGAGCACGAGGCCACCCGGTGGGGCTTCAAGCTGCTCCTGGACATGGAATGCGCGGACATCATCCAGCCCGACGTCGGCTGGTGCGGTGGAATCACCGAGCTGACCAAGATCTCGGCCATGGCCGATGCCGCGGGTGCATTGGTGATTCCGCATGGATCTTCCGTTTACTCGTACCATTTCGTCATCACCCGCACAAACAGCCCGTTCGCCGAGTTCCTCATGATGCACCCCACTGCCGAGGAAATCGTGCCCATGTTCTCCCCCATGCTCCTCGGTGAGCCGATCCCCGTAAACGGCAAGCTCAAGGTCCCGGAAACTCCGGGCTTCGGCGTCGAACTGAACCCGGCACTGGACAAGGTCCGCCCTTACACGCACTGA
- a CDS encoding fumarylacetoacetate hydrolase family protein — protein MELMRLGEPGQEIPVATENGKYYDLRSITADIDGGFLGSDGVAKARAALKTGLPELEGAASLRMGAPVAKPGAVLCIGQNYAAHAAESGDAPPSVPILFFKHPNTVVGAFDHVVIPPGAEKVDWEVELAVVIGKRASYLASPEEALEYVAGYAISNDVSERAFQVEHSGGQWSKGKCCATFNPLGPSLVPVEEVGDPQRLRLRSAVNGETRQDSSTSDMIFSVAHIIWNLSQYLVLDPGDIINTGTPQGVALSGKFPYLREGDSMEISIEKLGRQEQKLVAFRN, from the coding sequence ATGGAACTCATGCGCTTGGGTGAACCCGGCCAGGAAATTCCGGTCGCCACCGAGAATGGAAAGTACTACGACCTGCGGTCGATCACCGCAGACATCGACGGCGGCTTCCTGGGCTCCGACGGCGTCGCCAAAGCCCGCGCCGCCCTCAAAACCGGGTTGCCCGAACTCGAAGGAGCAGCATCCCTCCGGATGGGCGCCCCCGTCGCCAAACCGGGAGCTGTGCTGTGCATCGGCCAGAATTACGCCGCCCACGCCGCGGAATCCGGTGACGCCCCGCCCTCGGTTCCCATCCTGTTCTTCAAGCACCCCAACACCGTTGTGGGGGCTTTCGACCACGTCGTGATCCCGCCCGGAGCCGAAAAGGTGGACTGGGAGGTGGAACTCGCCGTCGTCATCGGCAAGCGCGCCTCGTACCTCGCTTCCCCCGAGGAGGCCCTCGAATATGTAGCCGGCTACGCGATCAGCAATGATGTCTCCGAACGCGCCTTCCAGGTGGAACATTCGGGCGGACAGTGGTCCAAGGGAAAGTGCTGCGCCACGTTCAATCCTCTCGGCCCTTCCCTGGTTCCCGTCGAGGAGGTTGGCGACCCGCAGCGGCTCCGCCTGCGCTCCGCCGTCAACGGCGAGACGAGGCAGGACTCCAGCACCTCGGACATGATCTTTTCGGTGGCCCACATCATCTGGAACCTTTCCCAGTACCTGGTGCTGGACCCGGGCGACATCATCAACACCGGTACGCCTCAGGGTGTCGCGCTTTCGGGCAAATTCCCGTACTTGCGCGAAGGGGACAGCATGGAAATCTCGATCGAAAAGCTGGGCCGGCAGGAGCAGAAGCTGGTCGCCTTCCGGAACTGA
- a CDS encoding LssY C-terminal domain-containing protein, whose amino-acid sequence MTDAPAAEEDGPSGPTAAARPPAGVPAQEPDHSRQPSARARWRSRWVTVVAVVQRLLYVLITVAVGWAVYYFLLARLAQGPEQIWVFLPVWLIAAYALLPRIHKILSSLYIPDYFIGRARTGDGVLGDPVNLAVIGPERELREAMTAAGWTEADPITPATAWRTLTSTLLRRSYPEAPVSSLYVFGKRQDMAFQREIDGNPRKRHHVRFWKCPEGWKLPGGFAVDWVGAGTYDKRVGLSLFTFQITHKIADGTDEERDFIIETLQKARAVESVHVIAHFFSGYHHRNGGGDAIRTDGHLPIIDLLPQETPTAESGR is encoded by the coding sequence ATGACGGACGCGCCAGCCGCCGAAGAGGACGGTCCGAGCGGGCCCACAGCGGCTGCGCGCCCCCCGGCCGGAGTGCCAGCGCAGGAACCGGATCATTCGAGGCAGCCCAGCGCCCGGGCACGCTGGCGCAGCCGATGGGTTACCGTCGTCGCCGTCGTGCAGCGTCTGCTGTACGTGCTGATCACGGTCGCCGTCGGCTGGGCCGTCTACTATTTCCTGCTGGCCCGCCTCGCCCAGGGGCCGGAGCAGATATGGGTGTTTCTCCCCGTGTGGCTGATCGCCGCGTATGCGCTCCTGCCCCGCATCCACAAAATCCTCAGCAGCCTCTACATTCCGGATTACTTCATCGGCCGGGCCCGCACCGGCGACGGCGTGCTGGGTGATCCTGTGAACCTGGCCGTGATCGGGCCCGAGCGCGAACTGCGGGAGGCCATGACCGCGGCAGGCTGGACCGAGGCCGATCCGATCACCCCCGCCACCGCGTGGCGCACCCTGACTTCCACGCTGCTGCGCCGGAGCTATCCGGAAGCGCCCGTCAGCTCGCTGTACGTTTTCGGCAAGAGGCAGGACATGGCCTTCCAGCGGGAGATCGACGGAAACCCGCGCAAACGCCACCATGTGCGCTTCTGGAAATGCCCGGAGGGCTGGAAGCTTCCCGGCGGCTTCGCCGTTGACTGGGTGGGCGCGGGCACGTACGACAAACGGGTGGGCCTCTCGCTCTTCACGTTCCAGATCACACACAAAATCGCCGACGGCACCGATGAGGAACGCGACTTCATCATCGAGACGCTGCAAAAGGCACGTGCGGTGGAGTCGGTGCACGTCATCGCGCATTTCTTCTCCGGCTACCACCACCGCAACGGCGGGGGAGACGCCATCCGCACCGACGGCCACTTGCCCATCATCGATCTGCTCCCGCAGGAAACGCCGACGGCTGAAAGCGGGCGCTGA